A stretch of Gemmobacter fulvus DNA encodes these proteins:
- a CDS encoding amidohydrolase family protein, which translates to MNIIDMRCRPAYLHDFFGKTPGGPDYDVVTWLNGRVGTRGDLDHFTRSATHEGFLAEVRDAGLTKAVVVGRHTPTQHLPNDTIHQIVSGSPLLEGIGSVDIVSMGRQTALDEAERAILTLGLRGIDVEPGFGSPFRHADDPVFFPLYDLLSALNVPLFLMSGPTTPDPRYNDPAPVANVARQFPRLKIGVFHGFWPQVAGIIGVAFRHENVFLIPDMYLFQPGSQLYIEAANSFLADQLLFGSSYPFRPIRQSIDDLQGLGLKDSVLPKVLHDSAARLLNL; encoded by the coding sequence ATGAATATCATCGACATGCGCTGCCGCCCCGCCTATTTGCACGATTTCTTCGGCAAGACGCCGGGCGGGCCGGATTATGATGTGGTGACCTGGCTGAATGGCCGCGTCGGCACCCGTGGGGATCTGGACCATTTCACCCGCTCGGCCACGCACGAGGGCTTTCTGGCCGAAGTGCGCGATGCCGGACTGACCAAGGCGGTGGTGGTCGGGCGCCACACGCCAACGCAGCATCTGCCGAATGACACGATCCACCAGATTGTCAGCGGCTCGCCGCTGCTTGAGGGCATCGGTTCGGTGGATATCGTCAGCATGGGCCGCCAGACCGCGCTGGACGAGGCAGAGCGCGCCATCCTGACGCTGGGCCTGCGCGGAATTGATGTGGAGCCGGGCTTCGGTTCGCCCTTCCGCCATGCCGATGACCCGGTGTTCTTTCCGCTCTATGATCTGCTGTCGGCCCTGAACGTGCCACTGTTCCTGATGAGCGGCCCGACCACCCCCGACCCGCGCTATAACGACCCCGCGCCGGTGGCCAATGTGGCGCGGCAGTTTCCCCGGCTGAAGATCGGCGTCTTTCACGGCTTCTGGCCGCAGGTCGCGGGCATCATCGGCGTGGCCTTCCGGCATGAAAACGTCTTTCTGATCCCCGACATGTATCTGTTCCAGCCCGGCAGCCAGCTTTACATTGAGGCCGCCAACAGCTTTCTGGCCGATCAGCTGCTGTTCGGATCCTCCTATCCGTTCCGCCCAATCCGCCAGAGCATTGACGATCTGCAAGGCCTTGGCCTGAAGGACAGCGTGTTGCCTAAGGTGCTGCATGACTCGGCGGCGCGTCTGCTCAATCTGTGA
- a CDS encoding methionine ABC transporter permease — MSPQMIDRLINAFFDTVLMVSASAGIAVLAGIPLAVFLVTTGPGGFFLAPRLNRVLGAIVNGFRAVPFIVLLVALIPVTRLITGTTIGVWAAVVPLSISATPFFARIAEVSLREVDPGLIEAAQSIGASRWHIVRHVLLPEALPGILGGFTITVVSMIGASAMAGAVGAGGLGDVAIRYGYQRFDTTVMVAVIVILVALVSLVQGAGDTAVRHLRAR, encoded by the coding sequence ATGTCGCCGCAAATGATTGACCGGCTGATCAACGCCTTTTTCGACACGGTGCTGATGGTCTCGGCCTCGGCCGGAATCGCGGTTCTGGCGGGCATTCCGCTGGCGGTGTTTCTGGTGACCACCGGGCCGGGCGGCTTTTTCCTCGCACCGCGCCTGAACCGTGTTCTGGGGGCCATCGTGAACGGCTTTCGGGCGGTGCCCTTCATTGTGCTGCTGGTCGCGCTGATCCCCGTCACCCGCCTGATCACCGGCACGACAATCGGCGTCTGGGCGGCGGTGGTGCCGCTGTCCATTTCGGCCACGCCGTTCTTTGCCCGCATTGCCGAAGTGTCGCTGCGCGAGGTCGATCCCGGCCTGATCGAGGCGGCGCAGTCCATCGGGGCAAGCCGCTGGCATATCGTGCGCCATGTGCTGCTGCCCGAGGCGCTGCCGGGAATCCTGGGCGGTTTCACCATCACGGTGGTGTCGATGATCGGTGCCTCTGCCATGGCGGGCGCGGTCGGGGCCGGGGGCCTCGGCGATGTGGCCATCCGCTATGGGTATCAGCGGTTTGACACCACGGTGATGGTGGCCGTGATTGTGATCCTCGTCGCTCTGGTCAGCCTCGTGCAGGGCGCGGGGGATACTGCTGTCCGTCACTTGCGGGCGCGGTAG
- the ssuD gene encoding FMNH2-dependent alkanesulfonate monooxygenase produces MTPPDIFWFLPTSGDTRYLGTSDFGRAPSHGYIRDIAVTADRLGYDGLLIPTGASCQDPWVTAASLIDATTRIKLLVALRTSIMGPTASARQAATLDQALNGRLLLNVVPGGDATELAADGVFFSHDGRYENADEFLTVWRRLMAGETVDFEGKHVTVKGARNFHPAVQRPHPPLYFGGSSSAAHDLAARHVDAYLTWGEPPAQVAEKIADVRARAAKHGRTLRFGVRLHVIARETEAEAWAEADRLISRLTDAEIAAAQANYARMDSVGQARMAALHGGRRDNLVIGPNLWAGVGLVRGGAGTALVGSPEQIVDRLRDYQALGVDTFVLSGYPHLEESIRFAELVFPLLGKRAVTLRDSSQTGGAFDVRHVQKQTSAS; encoded by the coding sequence ATGACCCCGCCCGATATCTTCTGGTTCCTGCCCACCTCGGGCGATACCCGCTATCTTGGCACCTCGGATTTTGGCCGCGCGCCCTCGCATGGTTATATCCGCGATATTGCCGTGACGGCCGACCGGCTGGGCTATGACGGCCTGCTGATCCCCACAGGGGCCTCGTGCCAGGACCCTTGGGTCACGGCGGCCAGCCTGATCGACGCGACCACGCGCATCAAGTTGCTGGTGGCGTTGCGCACCTCGATCATGGGGCCGACCGCCTCGGCGCGGCAGGCGGCAACGCTGGATCAGGCGCTGAACGGGCGGTTGCTGCTGAACGTCGTGCCGGGGGGCGATGCCACCGAACTGGCCGCCGATGGCGTGTTTTTCAGCCATGATGGCCGCTATGAGAATGCCGATGAATTCCTGACCGTCTGGCGCAGGCTGATGGCGGGCGAGACGGTGGATTTCGAGGGCAAGCATGTCACGGTGAAGGGCGCGCGGAACTTTCACCCCGCCGTGCAACGCCCCCATCCGCCGCTGTATTTCGGCGGCTCTTCTTCGGCGGCGCATGATCTCGCGGCCCGGCATGTCGATGCCTATCTGACATGGGGCGAGCCCCCGGCGCAGGTGGCCGAAAAGATCGCGGATGTGCGGGCGCGGGCCGCCAAGCACGGGCGCACGCTGCGCTTCGGCGTGCGGCTGCATGTCATCGCCCGCGAGACGGAGGCCGAAGCCTGGGCCGAGGCGGATCGCCTGATCTCGCGTCTGACCGATGCCGAGATTGCGGCGGCACAGGCCAATTACGCCAGAATGGATTCCGTCGGGCAGGCGCGCATGGCGGCCCTGCACGGCGGGCGGCGCGACAATCTGGTAATTGGCCCGAACCTGTGGGCCGGTGTCGGGCTGGTGCGCGGCGGGGCGGGCACGGCGCTGGTTGGCAGCCCCGAACAGATCGTGGACCGGCTGCGCGACTATCAGGCGCTGGGGGTCGATACCTTCGTGCTGTCGGGCTATCCGCATCTGGAAGAAAGCATCCGCTTTGCCGAACTGGTCTTTCCGCTGTTGGGCAAACGCGCGGTCACGCTGCGCGACAGCAGCCAGACCGGCGGCGCCTTTGATGTGCGCCATGTTCAGAAACAAACCTCTGCAAGCTGA
- a CDS encoding methionine ABC transporter ATP-binding protein has translation MTGAIAIGFPTQTEAGARAAPVAEARKSGGSVRFEALGKTYVSSAGEVQALRNVTLEVSAGEIFGIIGRSGAGKSSLLRSINRLESPTEGRVLVDGADIAGLGEAGLMQLRRRIGMIFQHFNLLSAKTVRENVALPLRIAGVPRHEVDRRVDEVLHLVGLEGKEDTYPSRLSGGQKQRVGIARALVNRPEILLCDEATSALDPETTLSILQLLRDINKRLGLTIILITHEMSVIREICHRVLVLERGQIAETGPVWQVFAAPQHAATQALLRPLRRDLPADLAARLTARATSATDLQVVELSLEGDALPDLAALAQQSGGPVRLVQAQVDPIQGHAVGRLVLLVGPGADLSKLPYRNRSLGYVAAND, from the coding sequence ATGACCGGGGCGATTGCGATCGGCTTTCCGACGCAGACCGAGGCGGGGGCGCGTGCCGCCCCGGTCGCCGAGGCGCGGAAATCAGGGGGATCGGTGCGGTTCGAGGCGCTGGGCAAAACCTATGTCTCGTCGGCGGGCGAGGTGCAGGCCCTGCGGAACGTTACGCTGGAGGTGAGCGCGGGCGAGATTTTCGGGATCATCGGCCGCAGCGGCGCGGGCAAATCCAGCCTGTTGCGCAGCATCAACCGGCTGGAATCGCCGACCGAGGGCCGCGTTCTGGTGGATGGGGCCGATATTGCCGGTTTGGGCGAAGCGGGCCTGATGCAGCTGCGCCGCCGGATCGGCATGATCTTCCAGCATTTCAACCTGCTGTCCGCCAAAACCGTGCGCGAGAATGTGGCCCTGCCCCTGCGCATCGCGGGTGTGCCTAGGCACGAGGTAGACCGGCGCGTCGACGAGGTGCTGCATCTTGTCGGGCTGGAGGGCAAGGAAGACACCTATCCCTCGCGCCTGTCCGGGGGGCAGAAGCAGCGGGTCGGCATTGCCCGGGCGCTGGTGAACCGCCCCGAGATCCTGCTGTGCGACGAGGCGACCTCGGCGCTGGACCCGGAAACCACGCTGTCGATCCTGCAACTGCTGCGCGACATCAACAAACGGCTGGGCCTGACCATCATCCTGATCACGCATGAGATGAGCGTGATCCGCGAAATCTGTCACCGGGTGCTGGTGCTGGAGCGCGGCCAGATTGCCGAAACCGGCCCGGTCTGGCAGGTGTTCGCAGCACCGCAACATGCCGCGACGCAGGCTCTGTTGCGCCCGTTGCGGCGAGATCTGCCCGCCGATCTTGCGGCGCGGCTGACGGCGCGGGCGACAAGCGCAACCGATCTTCAGGTGGTCGAGCTGAGCCTTGAGGGCGATGCCCTGCCGGATCTGGCAGCGCTGGCGCAGCAGTCCGGTGGGCCGGTGCGGCTGGTTCAGGCGCAGGTCGACCCCATTCAGGGCCATGCGGTGGGCCGGCTGGTGCTGTTGGTCGGCCCGGGGGCCGATCTGTCCAAACTTCCCTATCGCAACAGGAGCCTCGGGTATGTCGCCGCAAATGATTGA
- a CDS encoding SfnB family sulfur acquisition oxidoreductase, which yields MTIQITPSSGAEVGLRPLPPFRPPVLRDAVAARAAAQAFADHIAPLAADRDRGRILPWREMEAYTASGLGSILIPKEHGGPGLDHVTLVEVFEIICAADSSVGQIPQNHFGVLQLLREAGSDSQKRRFFADVLAGHRIGNAGPEKNRNLVTHNTTRLRRTDQGLRLSGHRFYSTGALFAHWIPTRANDEEGRPVQVWVPHDAPGVRVVDDWSSFGQRTTASGSVIFEDVRIDSEEQIIPVWQRADVPGLAGPVSQLVQAAIDSGIALGALAETLAFLRDKSRPWVDSGVSRAVDDPYIIAEVGRLQIDIHAAQAVLRRAARLIDSIAAAPVTAEASARASVAVAEAKILTSEVALETSEKLFELAGSATTRAGPNLGRYWRNARVHTLHDPLRWKFHLLGNWHLNGALPARHQWN from the coding sequence ATGACGATCCAGATCACGCCCTCTTCTGGCGCGGAAGTGGGCCTGCGCCCGTTGCCGCCGTTCCGCCCGCCTGTCCTGCGCGATGCCGTCGCCGCACGTGCCGCCGCACAGGCCTTTGCCGACCATATCGCGCCACTGGCCGCTGACCGCGACCGGGGCCGCATCCTGCCCTGGCGCGAGATGGAGGCTTATACCGCCTCGGGCCTCGGCTCGATCCTGATCCCGAAAGAGCATGGCGGGCCGGGGCTGGATCACGTGACGCTGGTCGAGGTGTTCGAGATCATCTGCGCCGCCGACAGTTCGGTGGGCCAGATCCCGCAGAACCATTTCGGCGTGCTGCAACTGCTGCGCGAGGCCGGAAGCGACAGCCAGAAGCGCCGCTTCTTTGCCGATGTGCTGGCAGGCCACCGGATCGGCAATGCCGGCCCGGAAAAGAACCGCAATCTGGTCACGCACAACACCACCCGGTTACGCCGCACCGATCAGGGTCTGCGCCTGTCCGGGCATCGTTTCTATTCCACCGGCGCACTGTTCGCGCATTGGATCCCGACCCGCGCCAATGACGAAGAGGGCAGGCCGGTGCAGGTCTGGGTGCCACATGATGCGCCGGGGGTGCGGGTGGTCGACGACTGGTCCTCCTTCGGGCAACGCACCACCGCCTCGGGCTCGGTGATCTTCGAGGATGTGCGCATTGACAGCGAAGAACAGATCATCCCGGTCTGGCAACGGGCCGATGTGCCGGGGCTGGCCGGGCCGGTCTCGCAGCTTGTTCAGGCTGCCATCGACAGCGGGATCGCGCTGGGGGCGCTGGCGGAAACGCTGGCCTTCCTGCGCGACAAATCGCGCCCCTGGGTGGATAGCGGCGTCAGCCGCGCGGTGGACGATCCCTATATCATCGCCGAAGTGGGGCGCTTACAGATCGACATCCATGCCGCGCAGGCGGTGCTGCGCCGCGCCGCCCGGCTGATCGACAGCATCGCCGCCGCGCCAGTGACGGCCGAAGCCTCGGCCCGCGCATCGGTGGCGGTGGCCGAAGCCAAGATCCTGACCAGCGAAGTGGCGCTGGAAACCTCGGAAAAGCTGTTCGAGCTGGCAGGCAGCGCCACCACCCGTGCTGGCCCCAATCTGGGCCGCTACTGGCGCAATGCGCGGGTGCATACGCTGCACGATCCGCTGCGCTGGAAATTCCACCTGCTGGGCAATTGGCACCTGAACGGTGCCCTGCCCGCCCGCCATCAATGGAACTGA
- a CDS encoding LLM class flavin-dependent oxidoreductase gives MAGPLGKHILVNAFNMNCVGHINHGQWVHPRDTSVNYKRLDHWTELAKTLERGLFDAIFLADILGVYDVYGAGIDVTAREGVQLPVNDPLMLVSAMASVTRHLGFGVTVNVNNEAPYTFARRMSTLDHLTEGRIGWNIVTGYLDSAARAVGRDGQGSHDLRYDQADDYLEVLYKLWEGSWEEDAVRADRSARVYADPAKIHPVHHRGPFYSVDGYHLSEPSRQRTPVLFQAGTSGRGQLFAARHAECVFISAPDPAAARAMARSIRKAVADAGRDPADVRILAGIAVIADHSAKAAQDKLAEYRAVSSPEAGLAHYSASLNIDFARYGLDDPIPFGQSNAIQSAAKIAESRGYTKRVLLNQLALGGRYPLAVGTPVQVADTLEDWIREGEIDGFNLTRIVAPESYADFADLVVPELQTRGSYKTGYGEGSLRHRIFGKGDRLPATHTAQGFRPRAPLLGAAE, from the coding sequence ATGGCCGGACCTCTTGGAAAACACATTCTGGTCAATGCGTTCAACATGAACTGCGTTGGTCATATCAACCATGGTCAATGGGTGCATCCGCGCGACACTTCGGTGAATTACAAGCGGCTGGACCATTGGACGGAACTGGCCAAGACGCTGGAGCGCGGGCTGTTCGACGCGATCTTTCTGGCCGATATTCTGGGCGTCTATGACGTTTACGGCGCGGGCATCGACGTGACCGCGCGCGAAGGCGTGCAGCTGCCGGTCAATGATCCGCTGATGCTGGTGTCGGCCATGGCTTCGGTCACGCGGCACCTTGGCTTCGGCGTCACCGTCAATGTGAACAACGAAGCGCCCTATACCTTTGCCCGCCGCATGTCGACGCTGGACCATTTGACCGAGGGGCGGATCGGCTGGAACATCGTCACCGGCTATCTGGACAGCGCCGCCCGTGCGGTGGGACGCGATGGGCAGGGCAGCCATGACCTGCGCTATGATCAGGCCGACGACTATCTGGAGGTGCTCTACAAGCTGTGGGAGGGATCCTGGGAGGAGGATGCCGTGCGCGCCGACCGCAGCGCGCGCGTCTATGCCGACCCGGCCAAAATCCACCCGGTCCACCATCGGGGGCCGTTCTACAGCGTGGATGGCTATCACCTGTCGGAACCGTCACGCCAACGCACGCCGGTGCTGTTTCAGGCGGGCACTTCCGGGCGCGGGCAGCTGTTCGCGGCGCGGCATGCCGAATGTGTGTTCATCTCGGCCCCCGATCCGGCGGCGGCACGGGCCATGGCGCGGTCGATCCGCAAGGCGGTGGCCGATGCAGGTCGTGATCCGGCAGATGTGCGCATCCTTGCAGGCATTGCGGTCATCGCCGATCACAGTGCCAAGGCCGCCCAGGACAAGCTGGCCGAATATCGCGCCGTCAGCTCGCCCGAAGCCGGGCTGGCGCATTACTCGGCCTCGCTGAACATCGACTTTGCGCGCTATGGGCTGGATGATCCGATCCCCTTCGGGCAATCGAATGCCATCCAGTCGGCGGCGAAGATCGCCGAAAGCCGGGGTTATACCAAACGCGTGCTGCTGAACCAGCTGGCGCTGGGCGGGCGGTATCCGCTGGCCGTGGGCACGCCGGTTCAGGTGGCCGACACGCTGGAGGACTGGATCCGCGAGGGCGAGATCGACGGCTTCAACCTGACCCGCATCGTCGCCCCTGAAAGCTATGCCGATTTCGCCGATCTGGTGGTGCCCGAACTGCAAACGCGCGGCAGCTACAAGACCGGATATGGCGAGGGATCTCTGCGCCACCGGATTTTCGGCAAGGGCGACCGCCTTCCCGCCACCCATACGGCGCAGGGGTTTCGGCCCCGCGCCCCCCTGCTCGGAGCTGCCGAATGA
- a CDS encoding short-chain fatty acyl-CoA regulator family protein, producing the protein MSKVYMGVRLRRLREERGLTQAALARTLEISPSYLNQIEQNQRPLTVPVLLKLNAVFELDVQIFADSEGARIITDLRAALADQGLVPSLAEVRELATNMPEIARTIITMQSALRETAERADLLAGRLSEPGQRAAPTAFEAVRDWFYNRRNHVPELDAAAEAIGGALPAGAMLAGLIDRLAGRHGIRVTHAPDETRLRSFDRAARILRLAGHLDAGQQAFQIATQLAFIEQEDMIARLSDDPAIGPDGRALLRIGLANYFAGALILPYRAFLETAESTAYDIDLIARRFAVGFETICHRLSTLQRPDARGVPFFFVRVDRAGNISKRQSATDFHFSRIGGTCPLWNVYEAFARPGEILRQVAQMPDGRSYLWIARMVRHRRGGFGAPDKTFAIALGCDLAHAEKLVYARGIDLKNPAIAARIGPGCKICERPACPQRAFPTVGRPLAVNPGEARFAPYSGAE; encoded by the coding sequence ATGAGCAAGGTCTATATGGGCGTCCGCCTGCGGCGTCTGCGCGAAGAGCGGGGGCTGACGCAGGCCGCCTTGGCCCGCACGCTGGAAATCAGCCCCAGCTATCTGAACCAGATCGAACAGAACCAGCGCCCGCTGACGGTCCCGGTGCTGCTCAAACTGAATGCGGTGTTCGAACTGGATGTGCAGATCTTTGCCGACAGTGAAGGCGCGCGCATCATCACCGATCTGCGCGCCGCCCTTGCCGATCAGGGGCTGGTGCCCTCGCTGGCCGAGGTGCGCGAACTGGCCACCAACATGCCCGAGATCGCGCGCACCATCATCACCATGCAATCCGCGCTCAGGGAAACCGCCGAACGCGCGGATCTTCTGGCCGGGCGGCTGTCTGAACCGGGGCAGCGGGCCGCGCCGACAGCGTTCGAGGCGGTCCGCGACTGGTTTTACAATCGACGCAACCATGTGCCCGAACTGGATGCGGCGGCCGAGGCGATTGGCGGCGCCTTGCCCGCAGGCGCGATGCTGGCCGGCCTGATCGACCGGCTGGCGGGGCGGCATGGCATCCGCGTCACCCATGCGCCCGATGAAACCCGGCTGCGCAGCTTTGACCGCGCCGCCCGTATCCTGCGCCTTGCGGGCCATCTGGATGCGGGCCAGCAAGCGTTTCAGATCGCCACGCAACTGGCCTTCATTGAGCAGGAGGACATGATCGCGCGCCTGTCAGACGATCCCGCCATCGGCCCCGACGGGCGGGCCTTGCTGCGGATCGGGCTGGCGAATTACTTCGCAGGCGCGCTGATCCTGCCTTACCGCGCCTTTCTGGAAACCGCCGAATCCACCGCCTATGACATCGACCTGATCGCCCGCCGCTTTGCCGTGGGGTTCGAGACGATCTGCCACCGCCTGTCCACTCTGCAACGGCCCGACGCGCGCGGGGTGCCGTTCTTTTTCGTCCGGGTGGACCGGGCGGGCAATATCTCCAAACGGCAATCCGCGACCGATTTCCACTTTTCGCGCATCGGCGGCACCTGCCCGCTGTGGAATGTCTACGAGGCTTTCGCCCGCCCCGGCGAAATTCTGCGTCAGGTCGCACAGATGCCGGACGGGCGCAGCTATCTGTGGATCGCGCGTATGGTGCGCCACCGGCGCGGCGGCTTTGGCGCCCCTGACAAGACCTTTGCCATCGCCCTTGGCTGCGATCTCGCCCATGCGGAAAAGCTGGTCTATGCGCGCGGGATCGACCTGAAGAACCCCGCGATTGCCGCCCGCATCGGCCCCGGCTGCAAGATCTGCGAACGCCCCGCCTGCCCGCAGCGCGCCTTCCCGACCGTGGGCCGCCCTCTGGCGGTCAATCCGGGCGAGGCGCGCTTTGCCCCCTATTCCGGGGCCGAGTGA
- a CDS encoding SfnB family sulfur acquisition oxidoreductase, which produces MTAPPSPAKPPPEAHVIRSDQEALDIAHRLAADFATRALQRDRDRILPWQELDRFSASGLWGITVPRAYGGAAVSMVTLAQVTAIIAAADGSLSQIPQNHFYALEVLRSGARDGQQRFFFQKALQGLRFGNALAEISHRDFKRRTRLVRAPDGMVLHGQKFYCTGAIYAHWIPTLAVDDAEVQQLVFVPRRAPGVTITDDWDGFGQRVTGSGSVAFDQVTVQPEWVVPFQTSFERATPIGPVAQLIHAAIDLGIGKGAFAATLPFIRDRARPWLDAKVETAAQDPLTLAGLGEVSVRLTAAEALLERAGSAVDAAIADPTESTVAAASVAVAEARVLTTKAGLLAASKLFEFTGTSATLAADNLDRHWRNVRTHTLHDPVRWKYHAVGNHTLNGINPPRHGAI; this is translated from the coding sequence ATGACCGCACCCCCTTCGCCCGCCAAGCCGCCACCCGAAGCCCATGTGATCCGGTCGGATCAGGAGGCGCTGGACATCGCGCACCGCCTTGCCGCGGATTTCGCCACCCGCGCCTTGCAGCGCGACCGCGACCGCATCCTGCCATGGCAGGAGCTGGACCGCTTCTCTGCGTCGGGGCTCTGGGGCATCACCGTGCCGCGCGCCTATGGCGGGGCGGCGGTGTCGATGGTCACCCTGGCGCAGGTGACGGCGATCATCGCGGCGGCGGATGGCTCTCTCAGCCAGATTCCGCAGAACCATTTCTATGCGCTGGAAGTGCTGCGCAGCGGTGCACGCGACGGGCAGCAACGGTTCTTCTTCCAGAAGGCCTTGCAGGGGCTGCGCTTTGGCAATGCGCTGGCAGAAATCAGTCATCGCGATTTCAAACGCCGCACCCGGCTGGTGCGCGCGCCGGACGGAATGGTGCTGCACGGGCAGAAATTCTATTGCACCGGCGCGATCTACGCGCATTGGATCCCGACGCTGGCGGTGGATGATGCCGAAGTGCAGCAGCTGGTATTCGTGCCGCGCCGCGCGCCCGGTGTGACCATCACCGATGATTGGGACGGCTTTGGCCAGCGCGTGACCGGATCGGGGTCTGTGGCCTTCGATCAGGTCACCGTGCAGCCGGAATGGGTCGTGCCGTTCCAGACCAGTTTTGAACGCGCCACGCCGATTGGCCCGGTGGCACAGCTGATCCATGCGGCGATCGACCTCGGGATCGGCAAGGGGGCCTTCGCCGCCACCCTGCCCTTCATCCGCGACCGTGCCCGCCCCTGGCTCGATGCAAAGGTGGAGACGGCGGCGCAGGATCCGCTGACTCTCGCCGGTCTGGGCGAAGTATCCGTGCGCCTGACCGCCGCCGAAGCCCTGCTGGAGCGGGCGGGCAGCGCGGTGGATGCGGCGATTGCCGATCCGACCGAAAGCACGGTCGCCGCCGCATCGGTGGCTGTGGCCGAAGCGCGGGTGCTGACCACCAAGGCCGGACTGCTGGCCGCATCGAAGCTGTTCGAGTTCACCGGCACATCGGCCACGCTGGCCGCTGACAACCTCGACCGGCACTGGCGCAATGTGCGCACCCATACGCTGCATGATCCGGTGCGGTGGAAATACCATGCCGTCGGCAATCATACGCTGAACGGCATCAACCCTCCCAGACACGGGGCAATCTGA
- a CDS encoding MmgE/PrpD family protein, which translates to MITHDLRSHKSAEHLPRAAQLAWKIAEVAADPVTVEPAVTEMIINRIIDNAAVAAAAVARRPVASARAQSLCHPFKKGATLFGMPHGTRVSPEWAAWANGTAVRELDFHDTFLAADYSHPGDNIPPVLAVAQHTGKSGADLIRGIATGYEIQVNLVRGICLHAHKIDHIAHLGPSAAAGLGTLLNLPVDTIYQAVQQALHVTTTTRQSRKGEISSWKAFAPAFAGKMAIEAVDRVMRGEGAPSPAWEGEDGFIAWLLGGPDARYQVPLPSEGEAKRAILDTYTKEHSAEYQSQALIDLARRMGPEIGDPAGIDSIVIHTSHHTHHVIGTGANDPQKMDPNASRETLDHSIMYIFAVALEDRGWHHETSYTPERSARPETVALWHKISTVEDPEWTRRYHAQDPKEKAFGGRVVVTLKDGRILTDELALADAHPAGARPFRRGNYIRKFLTLSDGIIAPGEQQRFLDAAENLADLPADGLGILNFTVDPGRLGSHRPHGIFDWT; encoded by the coding sequence ATGATCACCCATGACCTGCGGAGCCATAAATCCGCGGAACATCTGCCGCGCGCGGCGCAGCTGGCCTGGAAAATCGCAGAGGTGGCGGCTGATCCGGTCACGGTGGAGCCTGCGGTGACCGAGATGATCATCAACCGGATCATCGACAACGCGGCGGTGGCCGCCGCCGCCGTGGCGCGCCGCCCGGTTGCCTCGGCCCGCGCGCAGTCGCTGTGCCATCCGTTCAAGAAAGGTGCCACACTGTTCGGCATGCCGCATGGCACGCGGGTCAGCCCGGAATGGGCGGCCTGGGCCAATGGCACGGCGGTGCGCGAGCTGGATTTCCACGATACGTTTCTGGCCGCTGATTACTCGCACCCCGGCGACAATATCCCGCCGGTTCTGGCGGTGGCGCAGCATACCGGCAAATCCGGAGCGGATCTGATCCGGGGAATTGCGACAGGATATGAGATTCAGGTCAATCTGGTGCGGGGCATCTGCCTGCATGCGCACAAGATCGACCATATCGCGCATCTGGGGCCTTCTGCCGCTGCCGGGCTTGGCACGCTGCTGAACCTGCCTGTCGATACGATCTATCAGGCGGTGCAACAGGCGCTGCACGTCACCACCACCACCCGCCAGTCGCGCAAGGGCGAGATTTCAAGCTGGAAAGCCTTTGCCCCGGCCTTTGCGGGCAAGATGGCGATCGAGGCGGTGGATCGGGTGATGCGCGGCGAAGGTGCCCCCAGCCCGGCATGGGAGGGCGAGGACGGGTTCATCGCCTGGCTGCTGGGCGGCCCGGATGCGCGCTATCAGGTGCCGCTGCCGAGTGAGGGTGAGGCGAAGCGGGCGATCCTGGATACCTATACCAAGGAACATTCGGCGGAATACCAATCACAGGCGCTGATCGACCTTGCCCGCAGGATGGGGCCGGAGATCGGGGATCCTGCGGGGATCGACAGCATCGTCATCCATACCAGCCACCACACCCATCACGTCATCGGCACCGGGGCCAATGATCCGCAGAAGATGGACCCGAATGCCAGCCGCGAGACGCTGGACCATTCGATCATGTATATCTTTGCGGTGGCGCTGGAGGATCGGGGCTGGCACCACGAAACTTCCTATACGCCCGAGCGTTCGGCGCGGCCCGAAACCGTGGCCCTGTGGCACAAGATCTCGACCGTGGAAGACCCGGAGTGGACGCGCCGCTATCACGCGCAGGATCCCAAGGAAAAGGCCTTTGGCGGGCGGGTGGTTGTCACGCTGAAGGACGGGCGCATCCTCACCGACGAACTGGCGCTGGCAGATGCCCATCCGGCGGGCGCGCGGCCGTTCCGGCGCGGGAATTACATCCGCAAGTTCCTGACCCTGTCGGACGGCATCATCGCGCCGGGCGAACAGCAGCGTTTTCTGGATGCGGCAGAAAATCTGGCCGATCTGCCTGCGGATGGGCTGGGCATTCTCAATTTCACCGTCGATCCGGGCCGGTTGGGCAGCCACCGCCCGCACGGCATCTTTGACTGGACATGA